The following proteins are co-located in the Aneurinibacillus sp. REN35 genome:
- a CDS encoding sigma-54 interaction domain-containing protein yields MSKLNSILLVAYHHSVLRRTVEQLHQIGFQDLFHIEARTVDEINHALISEFSLVVVTSEIICNKIKPFFSSKTAYIIARRMINFSNVRKLLGIQKGTEVYLVNNVKESADETVNMLNEIGLELHFVPYYPGKPIRKDIAIAVTPGEAEFVPEHIETVIDIGDRLIDLSTLYEIFHFFNISPDFSNHYIPIRYIQSLFQMVKELSDEMYRSKLLQMQLESIVHNIDDAVIVYTEQETFEIINHKAKKLLELESIDVQKKPLKGLISKAFYETIACLAMDQDQFKDIDGTMYYMRKKSISINNETFAFVVVFRKVDEFQQIEIDYRINMKNRNFLARYTFKDIKTRSASLLQLLTISNKLARSDSTILILGETGTGKEVLAQAIHNASPRQYHPFVAINFAAISESLLDSELFGYESGAFTGAKKGGHIGVFEQAHKGSIFLDEIGDASPSIQNHLLRVLQEKQIMKVGGDKVISLDVRVIAATNQDLEQLIEEERFRQDLYYRLNVLPLHLPPLRERREDLPLLLDLFLKEFQSKLGAPHMEFSKAALQTLLDYDWPGNIRELRNVVEYLAHVCEGTIYVENLPFLSKKLKWKAYKGNMENDSLFKIMMEFQKKGFLNEMITILAYLGTGHIDSAGRPSILSHLHWKGRHLTDQQLRYRLKLLVEHELINSERGRKGSQITSKGRDFLQYCMKQPNNDTK; encoded by the coding sequence ATGAGCAAGTTGAATTCCATCTTACTTGTGGCCTATCATCATTCAGTGTTGCGCAGAACCGTAGAACAACTGCATCAAATCGGATTTCAGGACCTTTTTCATATAGAAGCACGTACAGTCGATGAGATTAATCATGCACTTATTAGCGAATTCTCGCTGGTAGTCGTTACAAGCGAAATTATATGCAATAAAATTAAACCTTTTTTTTCTTCTAAGACCGCTTATATCATAGCACGCCGGATGATTAATTTTTCGAACGTGCGCAAGCTTTTGGGAATCCAAAAAGGAACAGAAGTTTATCTTGTGAATAATGTCAAGGAATCGGCCGACGAAACTGTAAATATGTTAAATGAAATCGGCCTTGAGCTTCATTTTGTTCCTTATTACCCAGGAAAGCCGATTCGAAAAGACATCGCGATTGCGGTTACTCCAGGAGAAGCTGAATTCGTGCCGGAGCATATCGAGACGGTCATTGATATCGGAGACCGCTTAATCGACTTGTCCACCTTATATGAAATTTTTCATTTCTTTAACATATCGCCAGACTTCTCCAATCATTATATTCCCATTCGCTACATACAATCGCTATTCCAGATGGTTAAAGAATTAAGCGATGAAATGTACCGTTCAAAACTGCTTCAAATGCAGTTGGAATCGATTGTTCATAATATAGATGATGCCGTAATTGTATACACCGAACAGGAAACGTTTGAGATTATCAATCATAAAGCCAAAAAGCTGCTTGAATTGGAATCCATAGATGTGCAGAAAAAACCTCTAAAGGGGCTTATCAGTAAAGCGTTCTATGAGACAATCGCCTGCCTTGCTATGGATCAGGATCAATTTAAAGATATTGACGGCACAATGTACTATATGCGAAAAAAAAGCATCAGTATCAATAACGAGACGTTTGCTTTTGTCGTTGTGTTTCGTAAAGTGGACGAGTTCCAGCAGATTGAAATTGATTACAGAATCAACATGAAAAACCGTAATTTTCTAGCACGCTATACGTTTAAGGATATCAAAACGAGAAGCGCTTCCCTGCTTCAGCTGCTTACCATTTCAAATAAATTGGCACGCAGTGACTCCACCATTCTTATTCTGGGTGAAACCGGGACGGGAAAAGAGGTGCTGGCACAGGCCATTCATAATGCTTCGCCCCGTCAGTATCACCCCTTTGTCGCCATTAACTTTGCTGCTATTTCCGAGAGTCTACTCGATAGTGAATTGTTCGGCTATGAAAGCGGGGCTTTTACAGGCGCCAAAAAAGGCGGGCATATTGGAGTCTTTGAACAGGCACATAAGGGTTCCATTTTCCTTGATGAGATCGGGGACGCATCTCCTTCGATCCAAAACCATCTGCTTCGGGTTCTGCAGGAAAAGCAAATTATGAAGGTAGGTGGAGATAAAGTCATTTCTCTAGATGTGAGAGTGATCGCAGCTACGAATCAGGACCTGGAGCAGTTGATTGAGGAAGAACGTTTTCGACAGGATTTATACTACCGATTGAATGTACTTCCGCTTCACCTTCCGCCCTTGCGAGAAAGACGGGAAGATTTACCCTTGCTGCTTGATCTTTTCCTCAAAGAATTCCAAAGTAAGCTTGGTGCTCCGCATATGGAGTTCTCCAAGGCGGCATTGCAAACATTGCTTGATTATGACTGGCCAGGCAATATACGCGAGTTGCGTAACGTCGTTGAATACCTCGCTCATGTATGCGAAGGAACCATTTATGTAGAAAATCTTCCTTTCTTATCAAAAAAGCTAAAATGGAAAGCATATAAAGGGAACATGGAGAACGATTCACTTTTTAAGATCATGATGGAATTCCAGAAAAAAGGGTTTTTGAATGAAATGATAACCATTCTTGCCTATTTGGGAACAGGTCATATCGATTCAGCCGGTCGGCCCTCTATTCTATCGCATCTGCATTGGAAAGGCAGGCACTTGACGGACCAACAACTCCGTTATCGTCTGAAGCTGTTGGTGGAACATGAGCTGATCAACAGCGAGCGAGGCAGAAAGGGAAGCCAAATCACCTCAAAGGGAAGGGATTTTCTGCAGTACTGTATGAAACAGCCAAACAATGATACGAAATAA